ACCCAAAAAGGATGGTCCATCGGGGTCATCGAAAGTGTGACCAACAGAGAAAAAGCCATCATTGACAACAACGGCGAACGCAGGGAAGTATCCGTGGAACCCTTGTCTAACTATTTCGTGGCGAGGGTTCAGAAAGACATCAACAAAGGGAATACCCTTATCGGAGGAATGGTCACTTCCACCTACCGGGACATCCAGGACGAAGATCTGCTTTTTTTGCCCAAATCGGCCCTCACCGGAGGGATTGACTTTACCCAGTATTTCAAAAACCGGACGTATTTTATTTCTGCAAGCCTTGCCGCCAGCCAGGTTAAGGGAGATCCATGGGCGATCCGGGAACTGCAGGAATCCTCCCGGCGCTTTTATCAACGTCCCGATGCCGATTACCTGACTTATGATCCTGAAAGGACTTCCCTTGCCGGGCATGGAGGAACTTTCCTCGTTGGTAAGCTGACCAACAGCGGACTGCGGTTTTTATTCAATGCCACCTGGCGTTCACCCGGCCTGGAGCTCAATGATGTGGGGTATATGCGATCCGGTGACAATGTATTCCAGTTTCTCTGGGTAGGTTACCAGATCAACAAGCCGTTTTCCATATTCCGGTGGATGGGCGTCAATGCCAACCAGTGGTCTGGTTTTGATTTTGGCGCCAATAATCTTTTCAATGGCGGGAATATCAATTTTAATACCCAATTCAAGAATTTCTGGTCATTGGGCTTCGGCATCAACCGCGAAGGCGAGGGTGTTTCCAATACCAATTTGCGGGGAGGGCCATCCATCATAGAAAACGGCAACTGGAACATCTGGGCGAGTGTGAATACCAACTCCAGGAAAAAACTGGTTTTGGAAGCAGGTTTGTACACCAACTGGCAGGACGAAAACTTATCCAAAAATACGGGTGTTTTCGGAGAGGTCAGTTATCGCCCGATCAACAGCCTTTCCATCGGCATCCAGCCGGAGTATTCCATTTCACAAAATCAATTGCAATACGTAGATCATACCACTCCCGGGGAAGAGGACCGTTACCTGTTCGGCACCATTGACCAAAAAACGTTCAACGTCACTATTGAGGTCAATTACAGCATCACCCCTGACCTGAGCATCCAGTACTACGGTTCGCCATTCGTAAGCGGCGGCAAGTATTACGATTATAAGTACATTACCGATCCACGTGCAACAATGACCGACAACCGCTTTCACACCTATTTTAATAATGAGATCAGTTTTCACGAAAATAACGAAGTGTACGAGATCAATGAGCAGCCCGGAAGTTATCATTACTTCTTCGACAAACCGGATTTTAACTTCCGCCAATTCCGTTCCAATATGGTATTGAGATGGGAATATGTTCCGGGGTCGGTTTTGTTCCTCGTATGGTCTCAAGGCAAAACAGATGATGTATCCGATGGTACTTTTGACCTGGGCAATGATTTAAGGGATCTGTTCAAAAGCAGGGGCCGGGACGTTTTTCTGGTGAAATTGTCGTACCGGTTCCGGGCAGAACAGTGGCGAAAGAAGTAGCTGTAAAATCTCAGGACCTTTAACAAAAACACTTGAGCCGAACCTAATGATGGAACCCTGTTTTAGAATGACCTTCCAGCCACTCTAAAACAGGGATATAGTTAAACAATCGCTGCTCCCCGGGCTGTGTCTGAAGGTCAGACAATTCCTTACTGAGCTCTATGACCAGCTGTTCTTTTTCCTTTCGTCCGGGAACTGACAGCGATCGTCTGAGAAATCTCAATAACATACTCTCCGAGCGGACAATTGCACCCTTTTTGGCAATAGCCCTGCTCGTAGCCGGTAAAAGGGAGTGGATGAATTCGTAATGCTCCAGCTCAAAATGGATCAGCAGGTTGAGTATCCTCGCATAGCGGAATATTTCCAACACGACCTCTTCCCTGGATTCCTGTAGGATAGGCAACAGCCATTCCTGGGCCTCCCTGAAACGACGGGCACCAAAACACAAAACAGCGGCCAGGTAATCCAGCGTAAATCGCTGATGCAGTTTGAGCTGGCCTTCGAATTGACGCAACTCTTTCTGAAAATCCGCCATAACCTCCATAGCTTTGGAGTAGGCCCTGTCAGAATAACAATAATTAAAAAACAACAGGTACCGCTGGTGGAATATCCGGGCTTTTATGTTTTTCACCTTGACAAAAGCCGGATTGTCCGGCAATTGCTCCAGGCGCCGCAGACCTTCTTCAAATGCCGGAATATTTTTCAAGGTCAGCTGGTCGATGATAAAATTATTGAGCGTGCTGAGGTATTGCTCCGGGTGTCGCTTATTGAACTCAACTTCCTGTTCCAAAAGATCCAGTATTCTTTTATTGTAACGGCTCGCTTCCAATGGCTCATCGCGGGTAAAGTGATAAATGGCAATGGATTTAAAATAAAGAATTTTGTTCTGGACAGGCAGATTTTGGGGAGGTTCTTTTAAAAGAGGGTGATTCCGCCAGGCTTCCAGGGTATTGAACTCTTCCGGTTTTCCTGCTTTTTGCATCCGGATCTGCAGGTCGGATATTTCACTGAATAATCGGTTATATTCATTGCTCGCCTCCAGTGCTTTCAGGGCTTCTTTTTGTATCCTGTAAAGCGGTTGCACTTCTTTAAAAACAGATTGACTACTCTGGGTGAGCAGTAGTTGTTGGGCATTGGATACAAGCAGCAACATACCCGGCAGTTGGTATTTTTCAGCCAGCTTCTCCGCTGCCGCCAACTGTCTTTTGGCCTGATGCGTCAATTTT
This sequence is a window from Lewinellaceae bacterium. Protein-coding genes within it:
- a CDS encoding carbohydrate binding family 9 domain-containing protein; translated protein: MNEDSYAKTYTTKRTDSPPKINGMFDDEAWQNASWEGDFIQYDPENAVPPSQKTEFAILYDDVNIYVAIKAYDTEPGKIESRLTRRDEEQGDMVVVHFDSYYDKRTAFAFSVNAAGVKNDGFVRNDNGDDYDDTWDPIWLVKTSIHAEGWNAEMMIPLSQLRFSDKEQQTWGLEVGRNIFRKDEWSLWKHIPRDAAGWVSRYGEMDGIENIKPMKQVEIAPFMVGSTEFYEPEEGNPFEDGTDLKGNIGVDGKIGITNDLILDFTINPDFGQVEADPSQVNLSAFEIFFRERRPFFIEGNNITHFQLTPGDSPWSQDNLFYSRRIGRTPHGDPDLADNEFIKYPNNTNILGAFKLTGKTQKGWSIGVIESVTNREKAIIDNNGERREVSVEPLSNYFVARVQKDINKGNTLIGGMVTSTYRDIQDEDLLFLPKSALTGGIDFTQYFKNRTYFISASLAASQVKGDPWAIRELQESSRRFYQRPDADYLTYDPERTSLAGHGGTFLVGKLTNSGLRFLFNATWRSPGLELNDVGYMRSGDNVFQFLWVGYQINKPFSIFRWMGVNANQWSGFDFGANNLFNGGNINFNTQFKNFWSLGFGINREGEGVSNTNLRGGPSIIENGNWNIWASVNTNSRKKLVLEAGLYTNWQDENLSKNTGVFGEVSYRPINSLSIGIQPEYSISQNQLQYVDHTTPGEEDRYLFGTIDQKTFNVTIEVNYSITPDLSIQYYGSPFVSGGKYYDYKYITDPRATMTDNRFHTYFNNEISFHENNEVYEINEQPGSYHYFFDKPDFNFRQFRSNMVLRWEYVPGSVLFLVWSQGKTDDVSDGTFDLGNDLRDLFKSRGRDVFLVKLSYRFRAEQWRKK